A region of the Arthrobacter sp. FW306-07-I genome:
AGACGAGGCCGCGCACTTCCACCCCCGATCTGGCCAGCCCGGCGAGCAACCCGCCGATGGTGGTTCCGTCTGGCGCAATCTGCTCGTCGGCATCGCCGCGCCAGTCGGTGAACCAAACCCTGTCACCCGCCTGGAGGCCGCGCAGCTCATCCCGCAGCCTGGCGAAGTAGGCTGCTCCGTGAACCAAGGGGCGGACCAGGTTGCCTTCCGACCACGCCGGAGTTCCCGCACCACCCGCCTGGATGTCAGAGGCGGGGTTGCCGCGCTCAACCCAATTCAGAAACCACTTGCCAACCATGCTTTCCACTCGGTGCTCCTTTCGGGGCCCGGGGGACCGGGCGACTGGGTTCCCAAACTAGCCTACGTACCTGCGCAATCGGTGACCGTGAAAGGAGCGGCCCCACATCCAGTAGCCGCGCCGCGCGCAGGAGCGGCGGAATAGGCTTGGCCATGGCAGTTCCCCTCCGAACAAAGAATGAGGCCACAACACCATGTCACTGAAGGAAAAACTGAAGGGCGACGTCGTCGCTCATATGAAAGCCGGTAACAGAGTGGCCCTGACCACGGTCCGCAACGTCCTGGGCGAGATCGAAACGCGGGAGAAGTCCGGAAAAACCCCCATTGAGCTCGATGACCTCCAGGTCACCGCACTCCTGCAAAAGGAGGCTGCCAAGCGCCGGGACACCGCTGCCACGTATTCCGCCGCCGGCCACTCCGACCGGGCGGACGCGGAGATCGCCGAGGCCGAGGTCATCGAGACCTACCTGCCCAAGGCCCTGACCCGTGAGGAAGCCGAAGCCATCGTCGACGAGGTTATCGCCGGCCTGAAGTCAGACGGCGCCGAGCTGAGCATGCGCTCCATGGGGACCATCATGAAATCCGTCACTCCCAGGA
Encoded here:
- a CDS encoding GatB/YqeY domain-containing protein, which encodes MSLKEKLKGDVVAHMKAGNRVALTTVRNVLGEIETREKSGKTPIELDDLQVTALLQKEAAKRRDTAATYSAAGHSDRADAEIAEAEVIETYLPKALTREEAEAIVDEVIAGLKSDGAELSMRSMGTIMKSVTPRIGGRFDGKAVSEMVRGRLA